From Cetobacterium ceti, the proteins below share one genomic window:
- the rfaE1 gene encoding D-glycero-beta-D-manno-heptose-7-phosphate kinase, which yields MEKNRLEQILDCFGKVKVAVVGDMMLDDYIIGTVDRISPEAPVPVVSVKKERFVLGGAANVVNNLATLGAKTLCFGVIGDDSDGDRLLNVFREKNIDVTGVIRVEDRPTIVKRRIIAGTQQLLRLDWEDASNIRKEIEDLLLNKIKEHIDEIDAFILSDYDKGVLTPRVAKEIIEMAKGKNIIVTVDPKPKNAQNYIGATSMTPNRKEAMECLGKGKDTDVLEIGKELKEKLSLTNLLLTRSEEGMSLFGNEKIENIPTYAKEVYDVTGAGDTVISVYTLAGASGMEWYEAAKLANTAAGVVVGKMGTSTVTKEEILEFYNSIYNEWN from the coding sequence ATGGAAAAAAATAGGTTAGAGCAGATATTGGATTGCTTCGGAAAAGTAAAAGTTGCAGTTGTTGGAGACATGATGCTAGATGATTATATAATAGGAACAGTGGATAGAATATCTCCAGAAGCTCCTGTACCAGTAGTATCAGTAAAAAAAGAAAGATTTGTATTAGGAGGAGCAGCTAACGTTGTAAATAACTTAGCAACATTAGGAGCTAAAACTCTTTGTTTTGGTGTAATAGGTGATGACTCTGATGGAGATAGATTATTAAATGTATTTAGAGAAAAAAATATTGATGTAACAGGAGTAATTAGAGTAGAAGATAGACCAACAATTGTAAAAAGAAGAATAATTGCAGGAACTCAGCAACTATTGAGATTAGATTGGGAAGATGCAAGTAATATAAGAAAAGAGATTGAGGACTTATTACTTAATAAAATTAAAGAACATATAGATGAAATAGATGCCTTTATACTTTCTGATTATGATAAGGGAGTTTTAACACCTAGAGTTGCTAAGGAAATTATAGAGATGGCCAAAGGGAAAAACATAATTGTAACAGTAGATCCAAAACCTAAAAATGCTCAAAATTATATAGGAGCAACTTCCATGACTCCAAATAGAAAAGAAGCTATGGAATGTTTAGGAAAAGGGAAAGATACTGATGTTTTAGAAATAGGAAAAGAATTAAAAGAAAAGTTATCATTAACTAATCTTCTATTAACAAGAAGTGAAGAGGGAATGAGTTTATTTGGAAACGAAAAAATAGAGAATATACCAACATATGCAAAGGAAGTTTACGATGTAACAGGGGCAGGGGATACTGTAATATCTGTTTATACTCTAGCAGGAGCTTCAGGAATGGAGTGGTATGAAGCAGCAAAATTAGCTAATACTGCAGCAGGAGTAGTTGTTGGTAAAATGGGAACATCTACAGTTACCAAGGAAGAAATTTTAGAATTTTACAATAGTATTTATAATGAGTGGAATTAG